Proteins encoded by one window of Centroberyx gerrardi isolate f3 chromosome 21, fCenGer3.hap1.cur.20231027, whole genome shotgun sequence:
- the arl13b gene encoding ADP-ribosylation factor-like protein 13B isoform X2 gives MFSLMANCCNWLKRWREPARKVTLVMVGLDNAGKTATVRGIQGESPQDVAPTVGFSKVDLKQGKFEVTIFDLGGGKRIRGIWKNYYSESHGVVFVVDSSDVQRIQETREAMAEVLQHPRIAGKPVLVLANKQDQEGALAEADIIENLSLEKLVNENKCLCQIEPCSAVLGYGKKIDKSIKNGLNWLLSNIAKDYEAITERVQKDTAEQRAQEDQDKKERAERVRRIREERERLEREEAEREGRQIQEEEPDDENMPSPFQPIGNVINETEDKEKERKRQRQLEECRANSLKADDDQEEEEYEEDNDEEPDDARQTPESAATGEQVKKKTRKLHLKRKHRVDPLRTEDGPAESPTPPPPPVGWATPKVSRLPKLEPLGDSRHSARSV, from the exons ATGGTGGGACTGGACAATGCAGGGAAGACTGCCACGGTCCGAGGGATCCAAGGAG AGAGTCCCCAGGACGTGGCTCCCACAGTGGGCTTCTCCAAGGTCGACCTGAAGCAGGGCAAGTTCGAGGTGACCATCTTCGACCTGGGCGGCGGGAAGAGGATCCGGGGCATCTGGAAGAACTACTACTCGGAGTCGCACGGCGTGGTGTTTGTGGTGGACTCCAGCGACGTCCAGCGAATCCAGGAGACGCGGGAGGCGATGGCCGAGGTCCTCCAGCACCCACGCATCGCCGGAAAGCCTGTGCTTGT GCTTGCCAACAAACAAGACCAGGAGGGAGCATTGGCTGAGGCGGACATTATTGAGAACCTGTCGTTAGAGAAGCTCGTGAACGAGAACAAGTGTCTCTGTCAGATC GAGCCGTGTTCTGCAGTCCTGGGCTATGGCAAGAAGATAGACAAGTCCATCAAGAATGGCCTGAACTGGCTCCTCAGCAACATTGCCAAAGACTACGAGGCCATTACCGAGCGTGTGCAGAAAGACACAGCCGAGCAGCGCGCCCAGGAAGACCAGGACAAGaaggagagagcggagagagtaCGGCGGATacgagaggagag AGAAAGGCTGGAGAGGGAAGAGGCGGAGCGTGAAGGCAGGCAGATCCAGGAAGAGGAGCCTGATGATGAGAACATGCCCAGCCCCTTCCAGCCAATAGGCAATGTGATCAATGAG ACCGAGgacaaagaaaaggagaggaagaggcaaaGGCAGCTGGAGGAGTGCAGGGCCAATAGCCTGAAGGCAGATGACGatcaagaggaagaggagtacgAGGAGGACAACGACGAAGAGCCAGATGACGCAAGACAAACGCCAGAAAGTGCCG CCACAGGCGAGCAAGTCAAGAAGAAGACCAGGAAGCTGCATCTGAAGAGGAAGCACCGGGTGGACCCGCTGAGGACGGAGGACGGCCCGGCGGAGagccccacccctccaccccctccag TGGGATGGGCCACACCCAAAGTTTCTAGGCTGCCAAAACTAGAGCCTCTCGGGGACTCAAGACATTCTG
- the arl13b gene encoding ADP-ribosylation factor-like protein 13B isoform X3: MFSLMANCCNWLKRWREPARKVTLVMVGLDNAGKTATVRGIQGESPQDVAPTVGFSKVDLKQGKFEVTIFDLGGGKRIRGIWKNYYSESHGVVFVVDSSDVQRIQETREAMAEVLQHPRIAGKPVLVLANKQDQEGALAEADIIENLSLEKLVNENKCLCQIEPCSAVLGYGKKIDKSIKNGLNWLLSNIAKDYEAITERVQKDTAEQRAQEDQDKKERAERVRRIREERERLEREEAEREGRQIQEEEPDDENMPSPFQPIGNVINETEDKEKERKRQRQLEECRANSLKADDDQEEEEYEEDNDEEPDDARQTPESAATGEQVKKKTRKLHLKRKHRVDPLRTEDGPAESPTPPPPPARSV; encoded by the exons ATGGTGGGACTGGACAATGCAGGGAAGACTGCCACGGTCCGAGGGATCCAAGGAG AGAGTCCCCAGGACGTGGCTCCCACAGTGGGCTTCTCCAAGGTCGACCTGAAGCAGGGCAAGTTCGAGGTGACCATCTTCGACCTGGGCGGCGGGAAGAGGATCCGGGGCATCTGGAAGAACTACTACTCGGAGTCGCACGGCGTGGTGTTTGTGGTGGACTCCAGCGACGTCCAGCGAATCCAGGAGACGCGGGAGGCGATGGCCGAGGTCCTCCAGCACCCACGCATCGCCGGAAAGCCTGTGCTTGT GCTTGCCAACAAACAAGACCAGGAGGGAGCATTGGCTGAGGCGGACATTATTGAGAACCTGTCGTTAGAGAAGCTCGTGAACGAGAACAAGTGTCTCTGTCAGATC GAGCCGTGTTCTGCAGTCCTGGGCTATGGCAAGAAGATAGACAAGTCCATCAAGAATGGCCTGAACTGGCTCCTCAGCAACATTGCCAAAGACTACGAGGCCATTACCGAGCGTGTGCAGAAAGACACAGCCGAGCAGCGCGCCCAGGAAGACCAGGACAAGaaggagagagcggagagagtaCGGCGGATacgagaggagag AGAAAGGCTGGAGAGGGAAGAGGCGGAGCGTGAAGGCAGGCAGATCCAGGAAGAGGAGCCTGATGATGAGAACATGCCCAGCCCCTTCCAGCCAATAGGCAATGTGATCAATGAG ACCGAGgacaaagaaaaggagaggaagaggcaaaGGCAGCTGGAGGAGTGCAGGGCCAATAGCCTGAAGGCAGATGACGatcaagaggaagaggagtacgAGGAGGACAACGACGAAGAGCCAGATGACGCAAGACAAACGCCAGAAAGTGCCG CCACAGGCGAGCAAGTCAAGAAGAAGACCAGGAAGCTGCATCTGAAGAGGAAGCACCGGGTGGACCCGCTGAGGACGGAGGACGGCCCGGCGGAGagccccacccctccaccccctccag